Proteins found in one Zea mays cultivar B73 chromosome 1, Zm-B73-REFERENCE-NAM-5.0, whole genome shotgun sequence genomic segment:
- the LOC100285757 gene encoding F-box domain containing protein isoform X1: MANEFPDEVLKSVFPLLDGKDLVFCMLVCRQWHEIARDDYFWKCICSRKWPSICKQPPSGANYKKLYLTFSKPREMQNLPVPRLTFEDIVFYIDMWLEGSLIFSQAVSGRTLRAGLQGAPPPGIPDILAAHLSSQDCILMLEVEPKLAVPMGPAITVSVLANRKDSNKMACIINKSTFDYIDSNAARALAYEYLRFSPRHPFTSDIRAWMSLLFLCKGANTIEVFGIELDFCDAAKSEKEILWLLDMLDWK; this comes from the coding sequence ATGGCAAATGAGTTTCCTGATGAAGTTCTTAAGTCTGTTTTCCCATTGCTGGATGGTAAAGATCTAGTATTCTGCATGCTTGTATGCCGTCAATGGCATGAAATCGCAAGGGATGATTACTTCTGGAAATGCATTTGCTCACGGAAGTGGCCGTCCATTTGCAAACAGCCCCCTTCTGGCGCAAACTACAAAAAGCTTTACTTAACCTTCTCTAAGCCACGGGAGATGCAGAACCTCCCTGTGCCAAGGCTTACATTCGAGGATATTGTTTTCTACATTGATAtgtggctcgaaggatcgctcatCTTTTCTCAAGCAGTTTCAGGCCGCACTCTCCGAGCAGGCCTACAGGGCGCTCCCCCTCCTGGCATTCCAGATATACTTGCAGCACATTTGAGTTCCCAAGACTGCATCTTGATGCTGGAAGTAGAGCCCAAGTTGGCAGTTCCCATGGGGCCAGCCATCACTGTATCTGTCCTTGCCAACCGCAAGGATTCAAACAAGATGGCTTGCATCATAAACAAGTCAACGTTTGATTACATCGATAGTAATGCAGCGCGGGCTCTGGCTTATGAGTATCTTAGGTTTTCGCCCAGACACCCTTTCACATCCGACATCCGGGCATGGATGTCGTTACTTTTCCTGTGCAAAGGGGCGAACACCATTGAGGTGTTTGGTATCGAGCTAGATTTCTGTGACGCCGCGAAGTCAGAGAAAGAAATCTTGTGGCTCCTAGACATGCTTGATTGGAAATAG